From the Theobroma cacao cultivar B97-61/B2 chromosome 2, Criollo_cocoa_genome_V2, whole genome shotgun sequence genome, one window contains:
- the LOC108660948 gene encoding NAC domain-containing protein 101-like, giving the protein MDQDNATTAAAAPTLVVGLRFQPSDALLMGYLYCKVSGKMHMGDVIKECDLYGQKEPWELWELYGGDKLQPGEDLYFYTQLKKTLDGSRINRSVGTGTWMGEDFNEPITFSQKLLGYKKRYTYEDGVTEQVGRWIMQEYNLNASLHDNDYDYVLCRIRKNDRSN; this is encoded by the coding sequence ATGGATCAGGACAATGCTACTACAGCTGCTGCTGCCCCTACGTTGGTGGTGGGGCTTAGGTTTCAGCCCAGTGATGCTTTGCTAATGGGCTATCTCTACTGCAAAGTCAGTGGCAAGATGCATATGGGAGACGTAATCAAGGAATGCGATCTGTACGGGCAGAAAGAGCCCTGGGAACTTTGGGAGTTATATGGTGGGGACAAGCTTCAACCTGGCGAAGATCTCTACTTCTACACTCAGTTGAAGAAGACCCTCGATGGTTCTAGAATCAATCGCTCCGTCGGTACTGGTACATGGATGGGTGAAGATTTCAACGAGCCTATAACATTCTCCCAAAAGCTATTAGGATATAAGAAAAGATATACATACGAGGATGGAGTGACGGAACAAGTAGGAAGGTGGATCATGCAAGAGTATAATTTGAATGCTTCACTGCATGACAACGATTATGATTATGTACTTTGTcgaataaggaagaatgataGAAGTAATTGA